In Rhineura floridana isolate rRhiFlo1 chromosome 4, rRhiFlo1.hap2, whole genome shotgun sequence, the sequence ACCTATATTGCAACTCCAAGATAATTAAATTGCTACAGAACTCTGTATATGAAAACTGTTTCCATTCTGAAGACTGATATATTTGTATTTAGTACTCCTTCCAAAGCTGCCTGTCCTCTACTAAAATGCAATGCACAGAGCTACTGGCAGTCCTAAACAGTTAAGTTTGCTGTTCTAAAACCAAGTCAACTGTCAAGTTATACTGTCATCGGGATTTGTTTTGAGGCATTCTACATTTGGGTAATTTGTTAACAAATTGTCCTTTTATTCCTAAattttgttccagaaagtgcagtaGTCTACCCTGGGAAAAAACAGTCCAGTGAGCTGAACAAGGAGAATCAAAAGCCTCCTTGTCCAGATCACCACAGCTTAGAGGAGTCTCAGCTGAGCATGTCTACAGATGAATTAGAAGAAGGTGAAATTGTAAGTGACAACAATGAGCCTAAAATAGAAATGAACTCTGAAAATAGTAAAAAGTCAAGAAGAAgagcatctccagatagatctAATTTGGCTAAGAGTACACGCAATCACAGGGCCATGTCAACAACTTCCAGCAAAGATACTGGAAAATTGGCTTCTGGGAAGAAAAGTAAAGAAAATCTCAAAGATGGAACCATAACATCCTCCaaagaaatgaagaaaaataaagGTGTGAGTATTGATAGTCTTGAAAAAATAGTTCAAATTACGGTTGCACCTTCGACTGTACATGAGTTTATGCAGATGCTGAGAGCTATAAGAAAACAAGTACGGAAAAGCTACATGAAGTTTAAAATACAATTTCCAGTACAGCATTTTCATAGGATTATAGATTCAGCAGTTTTGAATTTTACATCTCTGGTAAAGTACCTTGACTTCTCTAAAATGTCTAAATCAAGCAAGGCTTTAAAGTTGAACCTCTGTGACATTATAGAATCTAAACTTACTCGGATCAAAGTGAATAGTGCAATAGAGCATCTCTTTGAACAGCAGCAGTCAGATATGAAGAAAAAGTTGTGGAAACTTGTGGATGAGCAGCTTGACTACCTttttgataaaataaaaaaaatccttctaaAGTTATGTAACTTGATAAGTTTTGGAAATGAAAGTGATGAAGGTAAACTtgataaaaaaacaaaagaaagcccCCAAAGCCTCACAAATCATAAAAGTGACAGACAGAAGTCAAAGAAACCTGTTTTAAATGGTAGAACTGAAAAGCCTGAAGAATGTGCCCCTCCAAGACCAGTAGTAAGTAACCAAGTATCAAAGCGAGGTCACCATGACACAAACAAAATGGGCATACACAAACATATGGCTACAAACTGTAAACGTTCCTATACTGAGAACCCAAAACATTCTCAGATTGAAGGTGAACTTTGCAAGGAAAACTCCATACAGGACACTGCTTTGAAAGCTAGAAATTATAAAAAGGAAGGATCACATGTGGTTGGAGACCCTCACAAGTCTGATATTAGCTGTGGACCTCTCACAGAACAGCAGATGTCTGGCTTGACGTTCAACCTGGTGAATGATGCTCAAATGGGTGAAATGTTCAAAAGTTTGTTACAAGGCTCTGACCTGTCAGGAAAAAACGATTTTATTGACAACAGTCAGTGGGAGTTCAGAACACCAGAAAAGCACACACAAGATGATCAAAACTGTGAGAATGATCCTGCATATGAGGCAGAAGAACAGATTCCAAGAGAGACACGAGTAGAGTCAAGAGTACTAGATGGAATTAAATGGCCTGTGGTTTCACCTGAAAGAGATTCAGCTTTTTTAGCTAGACTGCAGATGCCTATTGATCCAGATATTCTTGATGAAAGCTGTATGTTTGAAATTCCTGCTAGTCCCGCTTTGAAGAAAGGTGAGTGCAtttcagagaaaccaaaatcacTTGTCTCTTCTATTCTTCTGGAAGACCTAGCTGTGTCATTGACTATTCCCTCCCCTTTGAAGTCGGATGCTCATCTTAGTTTCTTGAAACCTGACATGTTTGGTTCAGTTCCTGAGGATGTTTTAAGTGCACACTTCAGTGAAGATGCCCATCTTGAAGAGGAGGATGCTTCTGAACAGGATATCCATTTGGCATTGGAATCTGATAATTCAAGCAATAAATCAAGCTGTTCTTCATCATGGGCAAGTACACCTCCTGCTCCTGGCTTTCAGTATTGCCCAAGCCTGCCAATGCAGGCAGTAATAATGGAAAAATCAAATGATCACTTCATTGTTAAGATAAGACGTGCTGCACCATCTACCTCACCAGTGGTTGATCAAGCTAACCTAGCAAACGAGCTGCTGACCTCTTTTACTGAAGAAGGAAACAGTGAGATTGTGTCAGAGGAAAAATTAGGTACTTTGAACTCCAAAAGCATACCATTGGGAGATACAGCGATATCTAAGAAGATAGATATTATTGACTCTGAGGATAAGATGCATTATTGTGTTGGAGAAGAGCAAATTACTCATTCACTGGAGTCTGTGAAGGAGCCATCTGTTTGTCCTGAGAATGCTCAGGTTCCTGATTTAACTGAGCCCCAACAGGAACCTGATGCTCCTAATGATGCACTTGAAACTACAGAGGACCTATTTAGGAATGCCAGACAAGAGCAACCTTGTAATAGGCCTGAATTCTGTCAGGACCCATATAGTAATACCAGTCAAACTCAAGGCCTTAGCTTACTTGGACCCTATCAGGCACTGCATAGTGATGCTGACCCAGAAGAAGCCTCTGTCTTGCAAGTTCCCCCTAAAGAACTGGGGATATCTTTAGACTCTTCAAATAGAACTAGCCAGCATGAAGACACACCTGAAGTGCTTAAGCTACCTCAGGCACACACAGTGAAAGAGTTCCAACAAAGAGATGCATCTTGTGCTAAATTAGAACATTCTCCAATTGGCTATACAGCAGTTCCCCTTGTAGAAGAGTTATCTTCTGAGACCCATTTTGATATGTGTGTAAACTTGACCGATGAAACTCCGATAGAAAATGAGGTTGATTCATGGGATCTTACAGTGGAACCTGCTTTAAATGCTAGAATGGGAAGCTTATGTAAAGGTAAAGAGGAAGATAAGATAGAGaaccatcctgcagcaggtgatTCTCCAGAACATAATATTGAAGCAGTTGTAAACTTAACAGAGCATCTGCCTGACAAGTGTACAGCAGAagagaattttgaaatggaaactgCCCTAAATATTGATGGTCTAGGATGCCAAATAAgccttgaaaaagaaagaaagaaaagaaaaaaggtgatAGAAGAAGGATCcaatgcaaaaagacaaaaaaaggaaagctgTGAAGTGACTTgtaaaaaaaacagcaaaaagtcTAAAGAAACTATACCAGTAGCCACAAGTACATCTGGTAAAAAGGCTGCATCAATTAGAAACAAAGATCCTTTATCAGCAGCATCCTCTGTGTCACCATCAAGTCTGTGTGCCAAAAATATCATTAAGAAGAAAGGGGAAGTCGTGATTTCTTGGACAAGGTAAGAATATAAAAAATGGATTGAAGGGGTGAATAGGGGAAGGCTAGAAATATAGAACAGATGGAGACAGAGCAATAAATTCCTGCACACCGTGGCATCGGCATTACCAGACTGAGCCTCTCTTCTCTGCTGCAGGCTCAGCTTCCTTAACCTTTCGTTTGGTTCCTCACATATGTAACCTTATTTTACATTG encodes:
- the CASP8AP2 gene encoding CASP8-associated protein 2 isoform X2; this encodes MATGDDDGMTFTNFPYGVSPRGDDDESSVDIYDGLDSTPIISVKSATKVTPARSSLNLFDEILIEEGTAKEASYNDLQAEHEKCQQQLQELTKKLQEIQEQNSALQNENQSLKKNISALIKTARVEINRKDEEISNLQRRLSEFSVHQNTYARTYFSGSTNNARNFEGSKMKNKFRDLLPENKARTDFRTNQALPNELHCSYTYMDIENKKFPSEKGDTLNISQSHPEQLYNDGTCTRLSNVDISYDKEKGKKEMKHNEHLSKENDCKYKTKTHQNLGSMADGKLDSHGKLQVNPEKTVKNGMWKDNKDLKLKSRPCADKRTDKVSSGREKQPTPKDRSLAKTERSSNDRTEKSLNRNQKVQNKEENSKGQKNRQSDRYLEQQRSGKVSSPPEWARSPKKLSKSCVEDRKRKDSDCRRNKEASDHGLHGGRSSLSPPPNFNREQKRGHSKEDSSRSESVNTHTKSGRHRTEEKRKNEKGSTSEAKNSQNERRDSKETTQKTAKGAIKIKDSAQKEEVKSSPSEETVKVVEGLERQIPAKAKRDEELKSKDLKLSFMQTLNLTLSPAKKQTDKLKSLTKSTNECDSEIPDQEVMVAPAEAISTSTKQRKTPLLPICDDPVQTKLEQITPVSEVKMKVGNEGLPETLNTEPSKTTSYPKTTEMQHDETVTEIGEVDETHVASGLGSPLDQDTLPDNSFNDLETVSSVDFDSYSVIDEINGTDSDSLMDERESSNWGDEKVSVCPKKEEKPMPQKAIVEEGKILSGNVPATNQKAGYLKPSFPDCPHENRLDTLCNEDIQARYSNPVSVDDDNSIMSIDLNHMRNIPKAISPLSSPMRPLAKAPRMESPYKGPVKSFNIESAVVYPGKKQSSELNKENQKPPCPDHHSLEESQLSMSTDELEEGEIVSDNNEPKIEMNSENSKKSRRRASPDRSNLAKSTRNHRAMSTTSSKDTGKLASGKKSKENLKDGTITSSKEMKKNKGVSIDSLEKIVQITVAPSTVHEFMQMLRAIRKQVRKSYMKFKIQFPVQHFHRIIDSAVLNFTSLVKYLDFSKMSKSSKALKLNLCDIIESKLTRIKVNSAIEHLFEQQQSDMKKKLWKLVDEQLDYLFDKIKKILLKLCNLISFGNESDEGKLDKKTKESPQSLTNHKSDRQKSKKPVLNGRTEKPEECAPPRPVVSNQVSKRGHHDTNKMGIHKHMATNCKRSYTENPKHSQIEGELCKENSIQDTALKARNYKKEGSHVVGDPHKSDISCGPLTEQQMSGLTFNLVNDAQMGEMFKSLLQGSDLSGKNDFIDNSQWEFRTPEKHTQDDQNCENDPAYEAEEQIPRETRVESRVLDGIKWPVVSPERDSAFLARLQMPIDPDILDESCMFEIPASPALKKGECISEKPKSLVSSILLEDLAVSLTIPSPLKSDAHLSFLKPDMFGSVPEDVLSAHFSEDAHLEEEDASEQDIHLALESDNSSNKSSCSSSWASTPPAPGFQYCPSLPMQAVIMEKSNDHFIVKIRRAAPSTSPVVDQANLANELLTSFTEEGNSEIVSEEKLGTLNSKSIPLGDTAISKKIDIIDSEDKMHYCVGEEQITHSLESVKEPSVCPENAQVPDLTEPQQEPDAPNDALETTEDLFRNARQEQPCNRPEFCQDPYSNTSQTQGLSLLGPYQALHSDADPEEASVLQVPPKELGISLDSSNRTSQHEDTPEVLKLPQAHTVKEFQQRDASCAKLEHSPIGYTAVPLVEELSSETHFDMCVNLTDETPIENEVDSWDLTVEPALNARMGSLCKGKEEDKIENHPAAGDSPEHNIEAVVNLTEHLPDKCTAEENFEMETALNIDGLGCQISLEKERKKRKKVIEEGSNAKRQKKESCEVTCKKNSKKSKETIPVATSTSGKKAASIRNKDPLSAASSVSPSSLCAKNIIKKKGEVVISWTRNDDREILLECQKKGPSGRTFASVALRLNKSPTQVEERFRQLLKLFKMSNCS
- the CASP8AP2 gene encoding CASP8-associated protein 2 isoform X3 — encoded protein: MKGIMGKEISPRGDDDESSVDIYDGLDSTPIISVKSATKVTPARSSLNLFDEILIEEGTAKEASYNDLQAEHEKCQQQLQELTKKLQEIQEQNSALQNENQSLKKNISALIKTARVEINRKDEEISNLQRRLSEFSVHQNTYARTYFSGSTNNARNFEGSKMKNKFRDLLPENKARTDFRTNQALPNELHCSYTYMDIENKKFPSEKGDTLNISQSHPEQLYNDGTCTRLSNVDISYDKEKGKKEMKHNEHLSKENDCKYKTKTHQNLGSMADGKLDSHGKLQVNPEKTVKNGMWKDNKDLKLKSRPCADKRTDKVSSGREKQPTPKDRSLAKTERSSNDRTEKSLNRNQKVQNKEENSKGQKNRQSDRYLEQQRSGKVSSPPEWARSPKKLSKSCVEDRKRKDSDCRRNKEASDHGLHGGRSSLSPPPNFNREQKRGHSKEDSSRSESVNTHTKSGRHRTEEKRKNEKGSTSEAKNSQNERRDSKETTQKTAKGAIKIKDSAQKEEVKSSPSEETVKVVEGLERQIPAKAKRDEELKSKDLKLSFMQTLNLTLSPAKKQTDKLKSLTKSTNECDSEIPDQEVMVAPAEAISTSTKQRKTPLLPICDDPVQTKLEQITPVSEVKMKVGNEGLPETLNTEPSKTTSYPKTTEMQHDETVTEIGEVDETHVASGLGSPLDQDTLPDNSFNDLETVSSVDFDSYSVIDEINGTDSDSLMDERESSNWGDEKVSVCPKKEEKPMPQKAIVEEGKILSGNVPATNQKAGYLKPSFPDCPHENRLDTLCNEDIQARYSNPVSVDDDNSIMSIDLNHMRNIPKAISPLSSPMRPLAKAPRMESPYKGPVKSFNIESAVVYPGKKQSSELNKENQKPPCPDHHSLEESQLSMSTDELEEGEIVSDNNEPKIEMNSENSKKSRRRASPDRSNLAKSTRNHRAMSTTSSKDTGKLASGKKSKENLKDGTITSSKEMKKNKGVSIDSLEKIVQITVAPSTVHEFMQMLRAIRKQVRKSYMKFKIQFPVQHFHRIIDSAVLNFTSLVKYLDFSKMSKSSKALKLNLCDIIESKLTRIKVNSAIEHLFEQQQSDMKKKLWKLVDEQLDYLFDKIKKILLKLCNLISFGNESDEGKLDKKTKESPQSLTNHKSDRQKSKKPVLNGRTEKPEECAPPRPVVSNQVSKRGHHDTNKMGIHKHMATNCKRSYTENPKHSQIEGELCKENSIQDTALKARNYKKEGSHVVGDPHKSDISCGPLTEQQMSGLTFNLVNDAQMGEMFKSLLQGSDLSGKNDFIDNSQWEFRTPEKHTQDDQNCENDPAYEAEEQIPRETRVESRVLDGIKWPVVSPERDSAFLARLQMPIDPDILDESCMFEIPASPALKKGECISEKPKSLVSSILLEDLAVSLTIPSPLKSDAHLSFLKPDMFGSVPEDVLSAHFSEDAHLEEEDASEQDIHLALESDNSSNKSSCSSSWASTPPAPGFQYCPSLPMQAVIMEKSNDHFIVKIRRAAPSTSPVVDQANLANELLTSFTEEGNSEIVSEEKLGTLNSKSIPLGDTAISKKIDIIDSEDKMHYCVGEEQITHSLESVKEPSVCPENAQVPDLTEPQQEPDAPNDALETTEDLFRNARQEQPCNRPEFCQDPYSNTSQTQGLSLLGPYQALHSDADPEEASVLQVPPKELGISLDSSNRTSQHEDTPEVLKLPQAHTVKEFQQRDASCAKLEHSPIGYTAVPLVEELSSETHFDMCVNLTDETPIENEVDSWDLTVEPALNARMGSLCKGKEEDKIENHPAAGDSPEHNIEAVVNLTEHLPDKCTAEENFEMETALNIDGLGCQISLEKERKKRKKVIEEGSNAKRQKKESCEVTCKKNSKKSKETIPVATSTSGKKAASIRNKDPLSAASSVSPSSLCAKNIIKKKGEVVISWTRNDDREILLECQKKGPSGRTFASVALRLNKSPTQPTEIKKLSICSIYDFHTSRKFPLNKV
- the CASP8AP2 gene encoding CASP8-associated protein 2 isoform X1 — its product is MATGDDDGMTFTNFPYGVSPRGDDDESSVDIYDGLDSTPIISVKSATKVTPARSSLNLFDEILIEEGTAKEASYNDLQAEHEKCQQQLQELTKKLQEIQEQNSALQNENQSLKKNISALIKTARVEINRKDEEISNLQRRLSEFSVHQNTYARTYFSGSTNNARNFEGSKMKNKFRDLLPENKARTDFRTNQALPNELHCSYTYMDIENKKFPSEKGDTLNISQSHPEQLYNDGTCTRLSNVDISYDKEKGKKEMKHNEHLSKENDCKYKTKTHQNLGSMADGKLDSHGKLQVNPEKTVKNGMWKDNKDLKLKSRPCADKRTDKVSSGREKQPTPKDRSLAKTERSSNDRTEKSLNRNQKVQNKEENSKGQKNRQSDRYLEQQRSGKVSSPPEWARSPKKLSKSCVEDRKRKDSDCRRNKEASDHGLHGGRSSLSPPPNFNREQKRGHSKEDSSRSESVNTHTKSGRHRTEEKRKNEKGSTSEAKNSQNERRDSKETTQKTAKGAIKIKDSAQKEEVKSSPSEETVKVVEGLERQIPAKAKRDEELKSKDLKLSFMQTLNLTLSPAKKQTDKLKSLTKSTNECDSEIPDQEVMVAPAEAISTSTKQRKTPLLPICDDPVQTKLEQITPVSEVKMKVGNEGLPETLNTEPSKTTSYPKTTEMQHDETVTEIGEVDETHVASGLGSPLDQDTLPDNSFNDLETVSSVDFDSYSVIDEINGTDSDSLMDERESSNWGDEKVSVCPKKEEKPMPQKAIVEEGKILSGNVPATNQKAGYLKPSFPDCPHENRLDTLCNEDIQARYSNPVSVDDDNSIMSIDLNHMRNIPKAISPLSSPMRPLAKAPRMESPYKGPVKSFNIESAVVYPGKKQSSELNKENQKPPCPDHHSLEESQLSMSTDELEEGEIVSDNNEPKIEMNSENSKKSRRRASPDRSNLAKSTRNHRAMSTTSSKDTGKLASGKKSKENLKDGTITSSKEMKKNKGVSIDSLEKIVQITVAPSTVHEFMQMLRAIRKQVRKSYMKFKIQFPVQHFHRIIDSAVLNFTSLVKYLDFSKMSKSSKALKLNLCDIIESKLTRIKVNSAIEHLFEQQQSDMKKKLWKLVDEQLDYLFDKIKKILLKLCNLISFGNESDEGKLDKKTKESPQSLTNHKSDRQKSKKPVLNGRTEKPEECAPPRPVVSNQVSKRGHHDTNKMGIHKHMATNCKRSYTENPKHSQIEGELCKENSIQDTALKARNYKKEGSHVVGDPHKSDISCGPLTEQQMSGLTFNLVNDAQMGEMFKSLLQGSDLSGKNDFIDNSQWEFRTPEKHTQDDQNCENDPAYEAEEQIPRETRVESRVLDGIKWPVVSPERDSAFLARLQMPIDPDILDESCMFEIPASPALKKGECISEKPKSLVSSILLEDLAVSLTIPSPLKSDAHLSFLKPDMFGSVPEDVLSAHFSEDAHLEEEDASEQDIHLALESDNSSNKSSCSSSWASTPPAPGFQYCPSLPMQAVIMEKSNDHFIVKIRRAAPSTSPVVDQANLANELLTSFTEEGNSEIVSEEKLGTLNSKSIPLGDTAISKKIDIIDSEDKMHYCVGEEQITHSLESVKEPSVCPENAQVPDLTEPQQEPDAPNDALETTEDLFRNARQEQPCNRPEFCQDPYSNTSQTQGLSLLGPYQALHSDADPEEASVLQVPPKELGISLDSSNRTSQHEDTPEVLKLPQAHTVKEFQQRDASCAKLEHSPIGYTAVPLVEELSSETHFDMCVNLTDETPIENEVDSWDLTVEPALNARMGSLCKGKEEDKIENHPAAGDSPEHNIEAVVNLTEHLPDKCTAEENFEMETALNIDGLGCQISLEKERKKRKKVIEEGSNAKRQKKESCEVTCKKNSKKSKETIPVATSTSGKKAASIRNKDPLSAASSVSPSSLCAKNIIKKKGEVVISWTRNDDREILLECQKKGPSGRTFASVALRLNKSPTQPTEIKKLSICSIYDFHTSRKFPLNKV